A region from the Aquimarina sp. ERC-38 genome encodes:
- a CDS encoding HD domain-containing protein, whose product MKRRNKLKILNDPIYGFITIPNELIFDLIEHPYFQRLRRISQMGLSYLVYPGAHHTRFHHALGGMYLMQNTVRILRFKGVSITEEEENALYIAILLHDIGHGPFSHAMEHSIVEKVAHEEISLLFMQEMNLEFNGSLTLAIEIFKGTYTRTFLHQLISGQLDMDRMDYLKRDSFYTGVAEGNVNSERLITMLNVKDEKLVVEEKGIYSVEKFLLSRRLMYWQVYLHKTSLVAENLLIRVLKRAKELVESGTNLRCSDSLLFFLKNKIELKGFTEQVLYKFSLLDDYDIVSAMKNWMHEEDFVLSKLCAMLINRDLLKVKIKDKAFSIAKLEKHNLKFRNKYHISTYEASYFVFGGSVVNQAYYQDRENIHILRKTGKIIDIVQATDQFNLRALSKPVIKHFICYPKNED is encoded by the coding sequence TTGAAGAGAAGAAACAAACTTAAAATCTTAAACGACCCTATTTATGGTTTTATTACCATCCCTAATGAGTTGATTTTTGATTTAATTGAACATCCTTATTTTCAACGCCTGCGGAGAATTTCGCAGATGGGCCTGTCTTATTTGGTATATCCGGGAGCGCATCATACTCGTTTTCACCATGCCCTGGGCGGAATGTATTTAATGCAAAATACGGTGCGAATACTTCGTTTTAAAGGTGTTTCTATTACAGAAGAAGAAGAAAATGCCCTATACATTGCTATTTTGTTACATGACATTGGACACGGTCCATTCTCACATGCAATGGAGCATAGTATTGTTGAAAAAGTAGCGCATGAGGAGATTTCTTTGCTATTTATGCAAGAAATGAACCTTGAATTTAACGGTAGTTTAACGCTGGCCATTGAAATATTCAAAGGAACCTACACACGTACTTTTTTACATCAGTTGATATCCGGGCAGCTGGATATGGATCGAATGGATTATTTAAAAAGAGATAGCTTTTATACCGGTGTAGCCGAAGGGAATGTCAATAGCGAACGCCTGATTACCATGCTAAACGTTAAGGATGAAAAGTTAGTAGTTGAAGAAAAAGGGATTTACTCCGTAGAAAAGTTTTTATTATCCCGGCGTTTAATGTACTGGCAGGTATATTTGCATAAAACCAGCCTGGTAGCTGAAAACCTGCTTATCCGGGTGTTAAAGCGTGCTAAGGAATTGGTGGAATCCGGAACTAATTTACGCTGTAGTGACTCTTTACTGTTCTTTTTAAAAAACAAGATTGAATTAAAGGGCTTTACTGAACAGGTCTTATATAAATTTTCACTACTTGATGATTATGACATAGTTTCAGCGATGAAAAACTGGATGCACGAAGAAGATTTTGTTTTGAGTAAGCTGTGTGCTATGCTGATCAACCGGGATTTATTGAAGGTAAAGATAAAAGACAAAGCTTTTTCTATTGCAAAATTAGAAAAGCATAACCTAAAATTTAGAAATAAATATCATATTTCTACCTATGAAGCCTCATATTTCGTGTTTGGCGGTTCTGTAGTAAATCAGGCATATTATCAGGATCGTGAAAACATTCATATCCTTAGAAAAACCGGAAAGATTATAGATATTGTACAAGCTACGGATCAATTTAACTTACGTGCCTTATCAAAACCAGTGATAAAACATTTTATATGCTACCCGAAGAACGAAGATTAG
- the lpxD gene encoding UDP-3-O-(3-hydroxymyristoyl)glucosamine N-acyltransferase, which produces MIFTATQIAGILNGEVDGDENVEVSKLAKIEEGTKGALTFLSNPKYTSYIYSTAASITIVNKSFIPESEITTTLIRVEDAYKAFSQLLEYYNSVKMNKTGIEQPSFISSSASYPEDIYLGAFSYVGDNVVLGKNAKIFPNVYIGDNVTIGDNVVIYAGAKIYSETVIGNDCVIHSGVIIGADGFGFSPDETGAYAKVPQTGNVIIGHNVDVGAGTTIDRATLGSTVIKDGVKLDNQIQIAHNVEIGEHTAIAAQTGIAGSTKIGKFCLIGGQVGIAGHLVIGDKVRIQAQSGIGRNIKSGEAIQGSPALGYSDYNKSYVHFKNLSKIVDKIHKLEKKIESNE; this is translated from the coding sequence ATGATTTTTACAGCCACACAAATTGCAGGAATTCTTAACGGAGAAGTGGATGGAGATGAGAATGTTGAAGTTTCCAAACTAGCAAAAATTGAGGAAGGTACTAAAGGAGCACTTACCTTTCTGTCCAATCCGAAATACACCTCTTACATCTATTCTACTGCAGCCTCTATCACGATTGTTAATAAATCTTTTATACCTGAAAGTGAAATAACTACAACCTTAATAAGGGTTGAGGATGCATATAAAGCATTTTCACAACTTTTAGAATACTACAATAGTGTTAAGATGAATAAAACAGGTATAGAACAACCCTCTTTTATTTCATCCTCAGCATCTTATCCTGAAGATATATATCTTGGTGCATTTTCTTATGTAGGTGATAATGTGGTATTAGGAAAAAATGCAAAAATATTTCCGAATGTGTATATTGGTGACAATGTAACTATTGGTGACAACGTAGTTATTTATGCGGGAGCCAAAATATATTCTGAAACGGTTATTGGTAATGATTGCGTGATTCATAGCGGGGTTATCATTGGAGCGGATGGTTTTGGTTTTAGCCCGGATGAAACAGGTGCTTATGCTAAAGTGCCGCAAACGGGCAACGTTATTATTGGTCATAATGTGGATGTAGGTGCAGGTACTACGATAGACCGGGCAACCTTAGGATCTACGGTGATTAAAGATGGAGTAAAACTGGATAATCAAATTCAGATTGCACATAATGTGGAAATCGGAGAGCATACGGCAATTGCCGCTCAAACCGGAATAGCAGGATCTACTAAAATCGGTAAATTCTGCCTGATTGGCGGTCAGGTTGGTATTGCCGGACATTTGGTTATTGGTGATAAGGTAAGAATACAGGCTCAATCAGGAATAGGACGAAATATAAAATCAGGCGAAGCCATACAGGGATCACCGGCATTGGGCTATTCGGATTATAATAAATCCTATGTTCACTTTAAAAATTTATCGAAAATCGTTGATAAAATTCATAAACTAGAGAAAAAAATAGAAAGTAATGAGTAA
- a CDS encoding bifunctional UDP-3-O-[3-hydroxymyristoyl] N-acetylglucosamine deacetylase/3-hydroxyacyl-ACP dehydratase encodes MSNPTIAKQRTIKQDVQLTGVGLHTGKEVTLTFKPAPVNHGYSFCRVDLEGNPIIEADANYVVNTQRGTNLEKNGVSIQTSEHVLAACVGLEIDNLLIELDASEPPIMDGSSKYFLEALEKAGILEQDAEREEYVVKDVISYTDEESGSEILVMPSDEYQVTTMVDFGTKVLGTQNASLKKLSDFKKEISDSRTFSFLHELEMLLEHGLIKGGDLNNAIVYVDKELNPETMDKLRVAFKKDNISVKPNGILDNLTLHYPNEAARHKLLDVIGDLALIGTRIRGKVIANKPGHYINTQFAKKLSKIIKIERRNKVPQYDLSKEPLMDINKIMATLPHRYPFLLIDRIIEMSDKHVVGMKNVTMNEPFFTGHFPGAPVMPGVLQVEAMAQTGGILALSTVPDPENYLTYFMKIDKVKFKQQVLPGDTLIFKLELLTPIRRGICHMQAFAYANNKLVTEAELMAQIVKSK; translated from the coding sequence ATGAGTAACCCCACCATTGCAAAACAGAGAACCATCAAGCAGGATGTCCAACTTACAGGTGTTGGTTTACACACAGGTAAAGAGGTTACGCTTACATTTAAGCCGGCTCCCGTGAATCATGGGTATTCTTTTTGCAGAGTTGACCTGGAAGGGAATCCTATCATTGAAGCAGATGCTAATTATGTAGTGAATACCCAGAGAGGAACTAACCTGGAAAAAAATGGGGTAAGTATCCAGACCTCAGAGCATGTACTGGCAGCTTGTGTAGGTCTAGAAATTGATAATCTGTTGATAGAACTGGATGCCTCAGAACCTCCGATTATGGATGGTTCCAGCAAATATTTTCTGGAAGCTCTAGAAAAAGCAGGAATCCTAGAACAAGATGCCGAACGAGAAGAATACGTGGTGAAAGATGTGATCAGCTATACGGATGAAGAATCTGGTAGTGAAATCCTGGTCATGCCTTCTGATGAATATCAGGTGACTACTATGGTTGATTTCGGTACGAAAGTATTAGGTACGCAAAATGCTTCTTTAAAAAAGCTTTCGGATTTTAAAAAGGAGATTAGTGATTCCAGAACCTTTAGTTTTTTACATGAACTGGAAATGCTTTTAGAACATGGCCTGATTAAAGGTGGCGATTTAAATAATGCTATTGTTTATGTAGATAAGGAACTTAATCCGGAAACTATGGATAAGTTACGGGTGGCCTTTAAAAAAGATAATATTTCGGTAAAGCCCAACGGAATCCTGGATAATTTGACCTTACATTATCCTAATGAGGCTGCAAGACATAAATTGTTAGATGTGATTGGGGATTTAGCATTAATTGGTACTCGTATTCGCGGAAAAGTAATTGCTAATAAACCCGGACATTACATTAATACACAGTTTGCCAAAAAACTTTCTAAGATCATTAAAATTGAGCGGCGTAATAAAGTTCCTCAATATGATTTAAGTAAAGAGCCATTAATGGATATTAATAAAATTATGGCAACCTTACCACATCGGTATCCATTTTTATTGATCGACCGTATTATTGAAATGTCGGATAAGCATGTGGTAGGTATGAAAAACGTGACCATGAACGAACCCTTTTTTACGGGGCATTTTCCGGGAGCTCCGGTAATGCCGGGAGTATTGCAGGTAGAAGCCATGGCGCAAACAGGTGGGATTTTAGCTTTAAGTACGGTGCCAGACCCAGAGAATTATCTTACCTATTTTATGAAAATTGATAAAGTCAAATTTAAACAACAAGTGCTACCAGGTGATACGTTGATTTTTAAACTGGAATTATTGACTCCGATTCGCAGAGGAATTTGCCATATGCAGGCGTTTGCTTATGCTAATAATAAACTAGTCACAGAAGCTGAATTAATGGCTCAAATTGTTAAATCAAAGTAA
- the lpxA gene encoding acyl-ACP--UDP-N-acetylglucosamine O-acyltransferase: MNQPLAYVHPGAKIAKNVVIEPFTTIHNNVVIGEGTWIGSNVTIMEGARIGKNCSIFPGAVISAVPQDKKFNDEDTTTEIGNNTTIRECVTINRGTTNRMKTQIGKNCWIMAYCHIAHDCIVGDHCIFSNNSTLAGHINVGDYVVLAGMAAVQQFCSIGNHAFVTGGSLVRKDVPPYCKAAREPLSYVGINSIGLRRRGFSTEKIREIQNIYRILYQKNYNNSQAVTIIEAEMEATPERDEVLEFIKNSQRGIMKGYFSN; encoded by the coding sequence ATGAACCAACCCTTAGCTTACGTACATCCCGGAGCCAAAATTGCAAAAAACGTTGTGATTGAACCTTTTACAACCATACATAATAATGTAGTAATAGGAGAAGGCACCTGGATCGGATCTAATGTGACCATCATGGAAGGGGCGAGGATAGGAAAAAATTGTAGTATTTTCCCAGGTGCGGTGATATCTGCGGTACCTCAAGATAAAAAATTTAACGATGAAGATACTACTACGGAGATAGGGAATAATACTACCATAAGGGAATGTGTAACGATCAACCGTGGTACTACCAACCGAATGAAAACTCAAATTGGTAAGAATTGCTGGATTATGGCATATTGCCACATTGCGCATGACTGTATTGTAGGTGATCATTGTATTTTTTCAAATAATAGTACCCTTGCCGGTCATATTAATGTAGGAGACTATGTGGTTTTAGCAGGTATGGCAGCAGTGCAACAGTTTTGTAGTATTGGAAATCATGCCTTTGTTACCGGCGGTTCGCTAGTTCGTAAAGATGTACCTCCGTATTGTAAAGCTGCCCGCGAACCCTTATCTTACGTGGGAATCAATTCTATTGGTTTAAGAAGGAGAGGATTTAGTACCGAGAAGATCAGAGAGATTCAAAATATTTATCGCATCTTATACCAGAAAAATTACAATAATTCTCAGGCGGTAACTATTATAGAAGCAGAGATGGAAGCCACCCCGGAACGGGATGAAGTGTTAGAATTTATAAAAAATTCCCAAAGAGGAATTATGAAAGGATATTTTTCGAATTAA
- the efp gene encoding elongation factor P produces the protein MASTSDIRNGLCIKYNHDIFKIIEFLHVKPGKGPAFVRTKLKSVTTGKVIDNTFSAGHKIEDVRVETHKFQYLYAEGDTYHFMNVEDYNQITLEKSTLDAPGLLKEGEVVTVIINSEDQMPLSVEMPASVILEVTATEPGVKGNTATNATKPATVETGAEVMVPLFINEGDKIKIETEKGLYKERIKE, from the coding sequence ATGGCAAGTACCAGCGATATCAGAAACGGATTATGTATTAAATATAATCATGATATATTTAAAATAATAGAATTTCTTCATGTAAAGCCAGGGAAGGGTCCGGCGTTTGTAAGAACTAAATTAAAAAGTGTAACCACTGGAAAAGTAATTGACAATACATTTTCTGCAGGACACAAGATCGAAGATGTAAGGGTAGAAACTCATAAATTTCAATATCTATATGCAGAAGGAGACACCTATCATTTTATGAATGTAGAAGATTATAACCAGATTACCCTGGAAAAATCCACTTTGGATGCACCCGGACTTTTAAAAGAAGGAGAAGTAGTTACGGTTATTATAAATTCTGAGGATCAAATGCCGCTATCAGTCGAAATGCCTGCCAGTGTAATTTTGGAAGTAACGGCTACCGAACCTGGAGTAAAAGGAAATACGGCAACCAATGCGACCAAACCGGCAACGGTAGAAACAGGAGCAGAAGTAATGGTTCCTCTTTTTATCAATGAAGGTGATAAAATTAAAATTGAAACCGAAAAAGGTTTATATAAAGAACGAATTAAAGAGTGA
- a CDS encoding UDP-3-O-(3-hydroxymyristoyl)glucosamine N-acyltransferase → MKFPQAHTLQQIATIISSEYVGVPDFPVYGMNEIHVVTEGDIVFVDHPKYYAKALESAATIVLINKKVDCPDGKALLISDDPFRDFNTLSEYFRPFQKVEQTQPVSTKVGHSTIVQPGVFIGNNVSIGEHCLIHANVSIYDHTVIGDHVTIHAGTVIGSDAFYYKKRDTGYDQLKSGGRVVLKDKVHIGAGCTIDRGVTGDTTIGEGTKIDNQVHIGHDTNIGKKCLIASQVGIAGCVVIEDDVTLWGQVGVTSGITIGSKAIISAQSGISKSLDGGKSYFGTPADDFRKKYKEIASIRKIPEILDHMKKKK, encoded by the coding sequence ATGAAATTCCCGCAGGCACATACCTTACAGCAAATCGCTACGATTATATCTTCGGAATATGTAGGTGTTCCTGATTTTCCGGTATACGGAATGAACGAAATTCATGTAGTCACTGAAGGTGATATCGTATTTGTAGATCATCCTAAATATTATGCTAAAGCTTTAGAAAGTGCTGCTACTATTGTTTTAATAAATAAAAAAGTTGATTGTCCGGATGGAAAGGCATTGCTTATTTCGGACGACCCTTTTAGGGATTTTAATACGTTAAGTGAGTATTTCAGACCTTTTCAAAAGGTAGAACAAACGCAACCTGTATCAACAAAGGTAGGTCATAGCACAATTGTGCAACCGGGAGTGTTTATTGGAAATAATGTAAGCATTGGGGAGCATTGTTTAATTCATGCCAATGTAAGTATCTATGATCATACAGTGATTGGTGATCATGTTACTATTCATGCAGGAACGGTAATTGGATCTGATGCATTTTATTATAAGAAGCGCGATACAGGCTACGATCAGTTAAAATCCGGGGGTAGGGTAGTATTAAAAGATAAAGTTCATATTGGCGCTGGTTGTACCATTGACCGTGGGGTCACCGGAGATACAACTATTGGAGAAGGTACTAAAATTGATAATCAGGTGCATATTGGTCATGATACTAATATTGGTAAAAAATGTTTAATTGCCTCTCAGGTGGGTATTGCCGGATGTGTGGTAATTGAAGATGATGTCACTCTATGGGGGCAGGTAGGAGTAACCAGTGGTATTACGATTGGTTCTAAAGCTATCATTTCTGCACAATCGGGTATTAGTAAATCACTGGATGGAGGGAAAAGTTATTTTGGTACCCCGGCGGATGATTTTAGAAAAAAATATAAAGAAATTGCTTCTATTCGGAAAATCCCTGAGATCCTTGACCATATGAAAAAGAAGAAATAG
- the sucD gene encoding succinate--CoA ligase subunit alpha: MSVLVDKNSNIIVQGFTGSEGTFHASQMIEYGTNVVGGVTPGKGGQTHLDKPVFNTVEDAVKEVGADTTIIFVPPAFAADAIMEAADAGIKVIITITEGIPVADMIKAAAYIKNKDCRLIGPNCPGVITPGEAKVGIMPGFVFKKGNVGIVSKSGTLTYEAADQVVKQDLGITTAIGIGGDPIIGTTTKEAVELLINDPETSCVVMIGEIGGQLEADAAKWYKESGSKKPVVGFIAGETAPAGRTMGHAGAIVGGSEDTAAAKKAIMRDCGIHVVDSPAEIGKKVAEVLG; the protein is encoded by the coding sequence ATGAGTGTTTTAGTAGATAAAAATTCGAATATAATTGTCCAGGGATTTACCGGAAGTGAAGGTACCTTTCATGCCAGTCAAATGATTGAATATGGTACGAATGTAGTAGGAGGGGTAACTCCGGGTAAAGGTGGACAAACTCATTTAGATAAACCGGTTTTTAATACGGTTGAAGATGCGGTAAAAGAAGTAGGTGCGGATACTACCATTATTTTTGTACCGCCTGCTTTTGCTGCGGATGCTATTATGGAAGCGGCAGATGCTGGTATTAAAGTAATAATTACTATTACTGAAGGTATTCCCGTCGCTGATATGATTAAGGCAGCAGCTTATATTAAAAATAAAGATTGTCGTTTAATAGGTCCTAACTGCCCCGGGGTAATTACTCCAGGAGAAGCTAAAGTGGGTATCATGCCCGGTTTTGTATTTAAAAAAGGAAACGTAGGAATTGTTTCTAAATCAGGTACGCTGACGTATGAAGCTGCTGACCAAGTGGTAAAGCAAGATTTGGGAATTACCACGGCTATTGGAATTGGTGGAGACCCAATCATTGGAACAACTACTAAAGAAGCTGTGGAATTATTAATTAACGATCCGGAAACCAGTTGTGTTGTCATGATTGGTGAAATCGGAGGTCAGTTAGAAGCGGATGCTGCCAAATGGTATAAAGAAAGCGGAAGTAAAAAACCGGTTGTTGGTTTTATTGCAGGTGAAACTGCTCCGGCAGGTCGTACCATGGGACATGCGGGGGCTATCGTAGGAGGTAGTGAAGATACGGCTGCTGCAAAAAAAGCAATTATGAGAGACTGCGGAATCCATGTAGTGGACTCTCCTGCCGAAATAGGTAAAAAGGTTGCTGAGGTTCTAGGATAA
- a CDS encoding ZIP family metal transporter, protein MMIYIVSIIAVLVGFLVILILKPKKQSNLKFLLAFSGAFLLAITVFNLLPELFSHEGTTKHFGVWIMTGILLQKVLEYLSKGVEHGHIHVNKNVTNLPITIYISLCIHAILEGFPLHYNEDLFHGVVIHKIPVAMILSTFLIRSKISTPKTIVYLLLFSLMTPVGTWMAIHISFLQDFYHEITALVIGIFLHVSTTILFENNEGHTFNITKLLVILLATTIAYFL, encoded by the coding sequence ATGATGATTTATATAGTATCTATTATTGCGGTTTTAGTTGGATTTCTAGTTATTCTTATTTTAAAACCTAAAAAACAAAGTAATTTAAAATTTTTGCTGGCCTTTAGTGGAGCATTTCTGCTTGCAATAACCGTATTTAACTTATTACCCGAATTATTTTCACATGAAGGCACTACGAAGCACTTCGGAGTTTGGATAATGACGGGAATCTTACTACAAAAAGTTTTAGAGTATTTATCTAAAGGGGTAGAACACGGTCATATCCACGTAAATAAAAATGTGACCAACCTTCCTATAACGATCTATATTAGTTTATGTATTCATGCTATTTTAGAGGGTTTTCCATTACATTATAACGAAGATTTATTTCATGGTGTAGTCATTCATAAAATTCCGGTTGCTATGATTTTAAGCACCTTTCTCATACGGTCGAAGATTAGTACTCCTAAAACTATAGTGTACTTACTACTTTTTTCCTTAATGACTCCTGTAGGTACCTGGATGGCAATTCATATTAGTTTTTTGCAAGACTTCTATCATGAGATAACTGCTTTGGTCATTGGTATTTTCCTTCATGTTTCTACTACTATTTTATTTGAAAATAATGAAGGGCATACATTTAATATAACCAAACTATTAGTTATTCTTCTGGCAACAACCATTGCCTATTTTTTATAA
- a CDS encoding SAM-dependent methyltransferase, producing the protein MLKNPQDWFQTWFDTPYYHILYKERNYKEAQNFMNNLTSYLKLVKDDQVLDLACGRGRHSLYLGTLGYNVTGIDLSERNIDYAQKFASDNVQFKVHDMRFPYPNRFKAVFNLFTSFGYFENEADNEQTIASIKKNIADGGRGVIDFMNTEYVIKNLVRKEIKVVDHIKFHIKRYIQDDYIIKEIKFTDGDQSYFYTEKVKIITLEKFKTYFKNCNIELIDTFGNYELQAFHKEHSPRLILVFK; encoded by the coding sequence ATGCTAAAGAATCCACAAGATTGGTTTCAAACCTGGTTTGACACCCCTTATTACCATATACTTTATAAAGAACGAAACTATAAAGAAGCTCAAAATTTCATGAACAACTTAACAAGTTATTTAAAACTTGTTAAGGACGATCAGGTCCTGGACCTTGCCTGCGGTAGAGGAAGGCATAGTTTATATTTAGGTACTTTAGGCTATAATGTAACAGGTATTGACCTATCTGAAAGAAATATTGATTATGCCCAAAAATTTGCCAGCGATAATGTTCAATTTAAAGTTCATGACATGCGCTTTCCTTATCCCAATCGTTTTAAGGCTGTTTTTAATCTATTTACCAGTTTCGGATACTTTGAAAATGAAGCGGATAACGAACAAACCATAGCTTCTATTAAAAAAAACATAGCGGATGGCGGAAGGGGTGTGATTGATTTTATGAATACGGAATACGTTATTAAAAATTTGGTAAGGAAAGAAATAAAAGTAGTAGATCATATTAAATTTCACATAAAAAGATATATACAGGATGACTACATTATTAAAGAAATTAAATTTACCGACGGGGATCAATCTTACTTTTATACGGAAAAAGTGAAAATTATAACCCTAGAAAAGTTCAAAACATATTTTAAAAATTGTAATATCGAACTGATTGATACTTTTGGGAATTATGAATTACAAGCTTTTCATAAAGAACATTCTCCAAGACTTATTTTAGTTTTTAAATAA
- a CDS encoding THUMP domain-containing class I SAM-dependent RNA methyltransferase, translating to MTQSNEQFEMVAKTFFGFEEILANELRALGAIKISQGNRMVKFFGDTGFIYKANLCLRTALRILKPLRSGFVKNEKQLYNLVSSIDWQDYLDSSDSFRVQSTVHSETFTHSGFVNLKTKDAIADQFRDHTGVRPDVELDDPDLIIDVYIKHNTCVISLDSSGNSLHQRGYRVKTNLAPINEVLAAGLLLQAGWKGQTHFLDPMCGSGTILIEAVMIACNIPVNINRKEFAFEKWLDWDMDLYDKIEKSCLQKVRDFNHQVKGYDIDSDTLEKAQTNIKNANLSEFITLEEKDFFTSHKKEEAAVFIVFNPPYGERLKIDEETFYKQIGDTLKNKYLNSNCWFITSNLEAIKYVGLRPSRKIKMFNAKLESRLLNYKIYAGSKKKKYNQH from the coding sequence ATGACACAATCAAACGAACAATTTGAAATGGTGGCTAAGACTTTCTTTGGTTTTGAAGAAATTTTAGCTAATGAATTGAGAGCTTTAGGCGCAATAAAAATTTCACAAGGTAATAGAATGGTGAAGTTTTTTGGAGATACCGGATTTATTTATAAAGCTAATCTTTGCTTACGAACTGCTTTACGTATTTTAAAACCCTTACGTAGCGGTTTTGTTAAGAACGAAAAACAATTGTACAACCTGGTAAGTTCCATCGATTGGCAGGATTATCTGGACAGCTCAGATAGTTTTAGGGTACAGTCTACCGTTCATTCCGAAACCTTTACTCATTCCGGTTTTGTGAATTTAAAAACAAAAGATGCCATAGCTGACCAATTTAGGGATCATACCGGAGTTCGCCCCGATGTCGAATTGGATGATCCTGATTTAATTATTGATGTGTACATAAAACATAATACCTGCGTAATCTCTTTGGATAGTTCGGGAAATTCTTTACACCAACGAGGATATCGGGTCAAGACAAACCTAGCACCTATCAATGAAGTTTTGGCCGCAGGATTATTATTACAAGCGGGCTGGAAGGGTCAAACTCATTTTCTAGATCCTATGTGTGGTAGTGGAACTATATTGATTGAGGCAGTAATGATTGCTTGTAATATTCCGGTTAATATTAATAGAAAAGAGTTTGCTTTTGAAAAATGGCTGGATTGGGATATGGATTTATATGATAAAATTGAAAAGAGTTGTCTGCAAAAGGTCAGAGATTTTAACCATCAGGTAAAAGGTTATGATATAGATAGTGATACATTAGAAAAGGCACAAACCAATATTAAAAATGCAAACCTTTCCGAGTTTATTACTTTAGAAGAAAAAGATTTTTTTACCAGTCACAAAAAGGAGGAAGCTGCTGTTTTTATAGTATTTAACCCTCCTTATGGAGAGCGTTTAAAGATAGATGAAGAAACTTTTTATAAACAAATAGGAGATACCTTAAAGAATAAATATTTAAATAGTAACTGCTGGTTCATTACTTCTAACCTGGAAGCTATTAAATACGTAGGATTAAGACCGTCACGAAAAATTAAAATGTTTAATGCTAAACTGGAATCTCGTTTATTGAATTATAAAATTTATGCTGGTTCTAAGAAGAAAAAGTATAATCAACATTAA